One Deefgea tanakiae genomic region harbors:
- a CDS encoding ABC transporter permease — protein MRFLSPRGAILLTPIALLTIIPLFVVIASFLHPEPEIWQHLFEFVLPNVLKNTGILLLGVSFGVLLLGVPLAWLTAVCQFPGRRFFAWALMLPLAMPAYVLAFVMVGFLDFTGPVQTLLREWTGSSAWFPRIRSTGGVILVMSLAFYPYVYLLARNAFLTQGKRALEAAQMLGMSRPRAFWKVALPMARPWLIGGMTLALMETLADFGTVSIFNFDTFTTAIYKSWFSLFNLTAASQLASLLVVLVVMILGVERWARGARRYHGRIVAAERIVLTQSQGLWAAAACSLVLAIAFIIPMVQLIVWTTQVWRVDFDARYPGFILRSVGISLLAGLIVTGFALLLVYIQRRYPARITSILVRLATVGYAVPGTVLAVGVFIPIAWLDNQLLPIAHVLGFETFQILKGSVAVMLLALAARFMAVGFQPIDGAMQRISFNQEDAARTLGVSDRGLLWRLHIPLLRGGVFTAVLMVFVDVMKEMPITLMTRPFGWDTLAVRVFEMTSEGMWESAALPSLLIVLAGLLPVILLVRKSEGQ, from the coding sequence ATGCGTTTTCTTTCTCCGCGCGGTGCGATTCTGCTGACGCCGATTGCCTTGCTGACCATTATTCCTTTATTCGTGGTGATAGCTTCATTTCTTCATCCTGAACCGGAAATTTGGCAGCATTTATTCGAGTTTGTCTTGCCTAATGTTTTAAAAAATACTGGGATCCTGTTGCTTGGTGTTTCTTTCGGTGTGCTGCTGCTGGGGGTGCCTCTCGCGTGGCTGACGGCTGTGTGCCAGTTTCCAGGACGGCGATTTTTTGCTTGGGCCTTGATGCTGCCATTGGCGATGCCGGCCTATGTATTAGCGTTTGTAATGGTGGGTTTTTTAGATTTTACTGGACCGGTACAAACCTTGTTGCGGGAGTGGACGGGTTCATCCGCATGGTTTCCACGCATTCGCAGCACCGGAGGCGTCATTTTAGTGATGTCGCTGGCGTTTTATCCTTATGTATACTTATTGGCGCGTAATGCATTTTTAACTCAAGGTAAGCGTGCACTAGAAGCCGCGCAGATGCTGGGTATGTCTCGTCCGCGGGCGTTTTGGAAGGTGGCGCTGCCTATGGCAAGGCCTTGGTTGATTGGCGGCATGACTTTGGCGCTGATGGAAACCTTGGCTGATTTTGGCACGGTGTCGATTTTCAACTTTGATACCTTTACCACGGCCATTTATAAATCATGGTTTTCACTCTTTAATTTGACGGCGGCATCTCAGTTGGCATCGTTACTGGTGGTGTTGGTTGTGATGATTTTAGGTGTTGAACGTTGGGCGCGCGGGGCTCGCCGTTATCACGGTCGAATTGTTGCCGCAGAACGTATTGTGCTGACTCAATCGCAAGGCTTGTGGGCAGCTGCAGCCTGTAGTTTGGTATTGGCGATTGCATTTATTATTCCGATGGTGCAATTGATTGTTTGGACTACACAGGTGTGGCGTGTTGATTTTGATGCCCGCTATCCTGGCTTTATTCTGCGTTCGGTGGGTATTTCTTTATTGGCGGGCCTGATTGTGACGGGCTTTGCCCTGTTGCTGGTTTATATTCAACGCCGCTATCCAGCAAGAATAACCTCTATTCTGGTTCGTTTGGCGACAGTAGGTTACGCCGTACCGGGAACAGTACTGGCGGTGGGCGTGTTTATTCCGATTGCGTGGTTAGATAATCAATTGCTGCCGATTGCACATGTATTGGGATTTGAAACGTTTCAAATTCTTAAGGGCTCAGTTGCTGTGATGTTGCTGGCACTGGCCGCGCGATTTATGGCGGTTGGTTTTCAGCCGATTGATGGGGCGATGCAAAGGATTAGCTTTAATCAAGAAGATGCCGCCCGTACCTTGGGGGTAAGCGACCGTGGTTTGCTTTGGCGTTTGCATATTCCACTGCTGCGCGGTGGTGTATTTACCGCCGTCCTGATGGTGTTTGTCGATGTGATGAAAGAAATGCCCATTACTTTGATGACCCGCCCATTTGGCTGGGACACCTTGGCAGTTCGTGTATTTGAAATGACGTCCGAAGGTATGTGGGAAAGCGCCGCCTTGCCGAGTTTATTGATTGTGTTGGCTGGCTTATTGCCTGTCATTTTATTAGTTAGAAAATCTGAGGGTCAGTAA
- a CDS encoding SulP family inorganic anion transporter — protein sequence MIALLSAQKNGFLAKKHWLPNMVAGLIVGVVALPLGMAFAIASGVKPEQGIYTAIIAGFLVSVFGGSRLQIAGPTGAFIVILSGITAQYGVVGLQIATMMAGVILLLLGLAKLGGVIKFIPAPVIVGFTAGIGVIIWIGQWGSFFGLPKVVGEHFHEKFWHTLQVLPELHWATSILGVLSLLLVLLTPKLPYLRKIPGPLVAMVVATSLQALFHFDGVATIGSAFGGIPQGLPEFAVPQFTASQLISLIGPAFTIAMLGAIESLLSAVVADGMAGTRHDSNQELVGQGIANIITPLFGGFAATGAIARTATNIRNGGTSPLAGIFHAITLLLIILFLAPLAASIPLAALAAILFVVAWNMSEVKHFIHMLTHAPRADVAILLITFVLTVFADLVVAVNIGVILATLHFLRRMSMSVEVLPQDERQIGVELIQQGLMKLPEGVLVYAIEGPFFFGAVENFERVLAETHTDPRVLVIRLLRVPFVDMTGLQALDEAIGELRARGVKVLICEANATVMAKMERAGLLVTLGRENYCPDLATAVGRADVLCSA from the coding sequence GTGATTGCGCTCCTCTCTGCTCAAAAAAATGGTTTCTTAGCAAAAAAACATTGGCTTCCCAATATGGTCGCAGGGCTGATTGTGGGTGTGGTGGCTTTGCCTTTAGGGATGGCGTTTGCGATTGCTTCAGGTGTGAAGCCAGAGCAGGGCATTTATACCGCGATTATTGCTGGTTTTTTGGTTTCGGTTTTTGGCGGTAGCCGGCTGCAAATTGCGGGGCCAACGGGCGCGTTTATCGTTATTTTGTCGGGAATTACCGCGCAATATGGCGTGGTCGGTTTGCAAATTGCCACGATGATGGCGGGTGTGATTTTACTGTTGCTTGGCCTCGCTAAACTTGGAGGCGTGATCAAATTCATCCCTGCGCCAGTGATTGTGGGTTTTACCGCAGGGATTGGCGTGATTATCTGGATTGGTCAGTGGGGCTCGTTTTTTGGCCTACCAAAAGTGGTGGGCGAGCATTTTCACGAAAAGTTTTGGCATACCTTGCAAGTGTTGCCCGAGCTGCATTGGGCGACGAGTATTTTGGGCGTTTTAAGTTTGCTACTAGTGCTGTTGACGCCAAAATTACCGTATCTAAGAAAAATTCCTGGACCCTTAGTGGCGATGGTCGTCGCAACAAGCTTGCAAGCGCTATTTCATTTTGACGGTGTGGCGACGATAGGCTCGGCGTTTGGTGGAATTCCGCAAGGTTTGCCGGAATTTGCCGTGCCACAATTTACCGCCAGCCAGCTCATCAGTTTAATCGGCCCCGCATTCACGATTGCGATGCTGGGGGCGATTGAATCATTGCTCTCGGCTGTCGTCGCCGATGGGATGGCTGGCACGCGGCATGATTCCAATCAAGAGTTAGTCGGGCAAGGAATCGCCAATATCATTACGCCCCTATTTGGCGGCTTTGCTGCGACGGGTGCGATTGCGCGCACTGCGACCAATATTCGCAATGGCGGTACGAGCCCGTTGGCGGGAATTTTTCATGCGATTACTTTACTGCTGATTATTTTGTTTCTTGCCCCGCTGGCCGCGTCGATTCCGCTCGCTGCATTGGCGGCGATTTTGTTTGTGGTGGCGTGGAATATGAGCGAAGTGAAGCATTTTATCCATATGCTCACACATGCGCCGCGTGCAGATGTCGCCATTTTATTGATTACTTTTGTGTTGACTGTTTTTGCCGATTTGGTCGTTGCAGTCAATATCGGTGTGATTTTGGCAACGCTGCATTTCTTGCGTCGGATGTCGATGTCGGTGGAAGTCTTACCGCAAGATGAGCGCCAAATCGGTGTGGAATTGATTCAGCAAGGTTTGATGAAATTGCCTGAGGGTGTGTTGGTGTATGCCATTGAAGGGCCCTTTTTCTTTGGCGCGGTAGAGAATTTTGAGCGGGTATTGGCTGAGACGCACACCGATCCCAGAGTCTTGGTGATTCGATTGTTGCGTGTTCCTTTTGTTGATATGACCGGATTGCAGGCGCTGGATGAGGCCATTGGCGAGTTGCGAGCGCGTGGTGTAAAAGTTTTAATTTGTGAAGCCAACGCCACCGTGATGGCAAAAATGGAGCGTGCGGGTCTACTGGTGACTTTGGGAAGGGAAAATTATTGCCCTGATTTAGCCACTGCAGTCGGTCGCGCAGATGTACTGTGTAGCGCTTGA
- a CDS encoding recombination-associated protein RdgC, with product MLWFRNLQIYRLNPDHALSAESIASELAKRPFVPCGAMDMQSCGWVPPARHAPEDFALARQDAVLVSLKTEEKVLPAAVIKDELDVRVQHIEEEENRKVGRKEQKELKDRITDELLPRAFTRRRTNRALIDLSSGLVIVDAASAAKAEYLLSTLRETLGSLPTKLIDTETSPAMAMTDWLTTETPDAFSIGQDAELKVPGDEGSIARFKRQVMDCDEVRQHLDAGKIATRLALAFGERLTFTLTEALEIKSLTMLDVLKDEVKDMDAETQDALFESQMALLIGELRGFIPALIDALGGETVK from the coding sequence ATGCTCTGGTTTCGTAATCTACAAATTTATCGCCTTAATCCAGATCACGCGCTGAGCGCAGAAAGCATCGCCAGCGAACTAGCCAAACGCCCCTTCGTGCCATGTGGTGCAATGGACATGCAAAGCTGTGGCTGGGTGCCACCGGCGCGCCACGCGCCAGAAGATTTTGCTTTAGCCCGGCAAGACGCCGTTTTGGTGAGTTTGAAAACGGAAGAAAAAGTATTGCCTGCTGCCGTCATCAAAGACGAACTCGATGTTCGTGTGCAACACATCGAAGAAGAAGAAAACCGCAAAGTCGGCCGCAAGGAGCAAAAAGAGCTCAAAGATCGCATCACCGATGAATTACTACCGCGAGCCTTTACCCGCCGCCGCACTAACCGTGCGCTGATCGACCTGAGCAGCGGCTTGGTCATTGTCGACGCCGCTTCTGCCGCCAAAGCGGAATATTTGTTGTCTACCTTGCGCGAAACCTTGGGCAGCCTGCCAACTAAATTGATCGACACCGAAACCAGCCCAGCGATGGCGATGACCGACTGGCTCACCACTGAAACCCCTGATGCATTTTCAATCGGCCAAGACGCCGAGCTAAAAGTCCCTGGGGATGAAGGCTCGATCGCCCGCTTTAAGCGTCAAGTGATGGATTGCGATGAAGTACGCCAGCATTTGGATGCAGGCAAAATCGCGACCCGACTCGCGCTAGCTTTTGGTGAACGTCTGACCTTTACGCTCACCGAAGCGCTCGAAATTAAATCTTTGACCATGCTTGATGTACTAAAAGACGAAGTCAAAGACATGGATGCAGAAACGCAAGATGCATTATTTGAATCGCAAATGGCGCTATTGATTGGTGAGTTGCGTGGCTTTATTCCTGCCTTAATTGATGCCTTAGGCGGTGAAACCGTCAAATAG
- a CDS encoding extracellular solute-binding protein, translating into MKRFGLTVIALSMLAGLAQAETVTVYSARNEQLIKPLFDAYTKETGVEVKVLTDKEGPLMARLQAEGTNTPADMLITVDAGNLWQASNLGLLKTVKSETLNKNVPAHLRDDKGQWYGLSVRARTMFFNPDLVKAEDLSTYEDLADPKWKGKLCLRTSKKVYNQSLVAMMIAQYGEAKTEKIVRGWVANLATDVFPDDTKLLQAIAAGQCGVGIANTYYFGRIVDKDPKFNARIFWANQKTDGVHVNVSGAGVTRYAKNEAGAVKLMEWLSSDKAQNIYADKDLEFPVNPAVKADKLVSSWGPFKSNVINMSKAGELQSQAVKLMDRAGYK; encoded by the coding sequence ATGAAACGGTTCGGACTGACAGTAATTGCACTTTCAATGTTGGCGGGTTTGGCTCAAGCAGAAACAGTAACGGTGTATAGCGCACGCAATGAGCAACTGATTAAGCCACTGTTTGATGCCTACACTAAAGAAACGGGCGTTGAAGTTAAAGTTTTGACGGATAAAGAAGGTCCGTTGATGGCGCGTTTACAAGCTGAAGGCACCAATACCCCAGCGGATATGTTGATTACAGTCGATGCAGGTAATCTTTGGCAAGCGTCTAATTTGGGCTTACTAAAAACGGTTAAGTCTGAAACTTTAAACAAAAATGTGCCTGCTCACCTGCGTGATGACAAAGGCCAATGGTACGGCTTGTCTGTACGTGCTCGCACGATGTTCTTTAATCCAGACCTCGTAAAAGCTGAAGACTTGTCAACTTACGAAGATTTGGCTGATCCAAAATGGAAAGGCAAATTGTGCTTACGTACCAGCAAAAAAGTTTACAATCAATCTTTGGTTGCGATGATGATTGCTCAGTACGGCGAAGCAAAAACAGAAAAAATCGTTCGCGGTTGGGTTGCTAACCTCGCAACGGATGTATTCCCAGATGACACTAAACTTTTGCAAGCGATAGCTGCGGGTCAATGTGGCGTGGGTATTGCCAATACCTACTACTTTGGCCGCATCGTTGATAAAGATCCAAAGTTTAATGCGCGTATTTTCTGGGCTAACCAAAAAACCGATGGTGTTCATGTGAACGTGTCGGGTGCAGGTGTGACTCGTTATGCCAAAAACGAAGCCGGTGCAGTTAAGTTGATGGAGTGGTTGTCGTCAGATAAAGCACAAAATATTTACGCAGACAAAGACTTAGAGTTTCCTGTGAATCCAGCTGTGAAAGCCGATAAATTGGTTTCATCATGGGGCCCGTTCAAGTCGAACGTGATCAATATGAGCAAGGCGGGTGAGTTGCAATCGCAAGCGGTGAAATTGATGGACCGTGCTGGGTATAAATAA
- a CDS encoding putative quinol monooxygenase, which yields MTLPVIAVIDAKPEFNDEVELALRDMLLPTRAEGGCLQYELTQDQASSTRWIMVERWQDELALERHLVSAHMDQLGVALSGRIIDLKIYRLNLIA from the coding sequence ATGACATTACCAGTGATTGCCGTCATTGACGCGAAACCAGAGTTTAATGATGAAGTCGAACTTGCTTTACGTGACATGTTGCTACCTACCCGGGCTGAGGGTGGCTGCTTGCAATATGAGTTAACTCAAGACCAAGCTAGCTCAACTCGCTGGATTATGGTCGAGCGCTGGCAGGATGAACTCGCGTTAGAGCGCCATTTAGTCAGCGCACATATGGATCAGTTGGGTGTGGCATTATCAGGTCGAATTATCGATTTGAAAATCTATCGGCTCAATCTAATTGCTTAA
- a CDS encoding zinc-binding alcohol dehydrogenase family protein, with product MKAIAYQNAGEASVLQDINQAVPTPQGHDLLVAVHAVSVNPVDTKIRKGVTAAAGQWKVLGWDATGVVGAVGPDVTLFKPGDRVWYAGDISRNGSNAELQLVDERIVGKMPVSLDFAEAAALPLTAITAWEMLFDRLKIAKDQQNHDQQLLIIGAAGGVGSIMIQLARQLTGIKVIATASRPETQAWVRELGAHEVIDHSKPLREELQRIGINQVSHIVSLNQTDQHFEQIVECIAPQGKFGLIDDPAPIDISKLKRKSVSLHWELMFTRALYQTPDMIEQHHLLNQVADLVDAGVIRSTANQVLGAINARNLQQAHALIESGNTKGKVVLAGF from the coding sequence ATGAAAGCGATTGCTTATCAAAATGCCGGTGAGGCATCTGTATTACAGGATATCAATCAAGCAGTACCAACGCCGCAGGGGCATGATTTATTAGTTGCTGTGCATGCAGTTTCTGTTAATCCAGTGGATACAAAAATTAGAAAAGGCGTTACTGCCGCGGCAGGGCAGTGGAAGGTATTAGGTTGGGATGCGACGGGGGTTGTAGGTGCTGTGGGCCCCGATGTGACATTATTTAAGCCTGGTGATCGGGTTTGGTATGCCGGCGATATTAGTCGAAATGGTAGTAATGCTGAATTGCAATTGGTTGATGAACGCATCGTGGGCAAAATGCCGGTCAGTTTAGATTTTGCTGAAGCGGCGGCATTACCATTAACTGCAATTACTGCATGGGAAATGTTATTTGATCGTTTGAAAATTGCTAAGGATCAGCAGAATCATGATCAGCAACTATTGATTATTGGTGCGGCTGGTGGAGTTGGCTCGATTATGATTCAACTTGCTCGTCAATTAACCGGCATTAAAGTGATTGCCACGGCATCACGCCCAGAGACGCAAGCATGGGTTCGCGAATTGGGCGCACACGAGGTGATTGATCACAGCAAACCGTTGCGTGAAGAGTTGCAGCGAATTGGGATTAATCAGGTCAGCCATATCGTGAGTTTGAATCAAACGGATCAGCATTTTGAGCAAATTGTTGAATGCATTGCACCGCAGGGAAAATTTGGTTTAATTGATGATCCCGCACCGATAGACATCAGCAAACTCAAGCGAAAAAGCGTGTCTTTGCATTGGGAGTTGATGTTTACACGGGCGCTGTATCAAACTCCAGATATGATTGAGCAACATCATTTACTGAATCAAGTTGCGGATTTAGTTGATGCTGGTGTAATTCGGAGCACGGCGAATCAAGTTTTGGGTGCGATTAATGCTCGTAATCTGCAGCAGGCACATGCCTTGATTGAAAGTGGCAATACCAAAGGTAAAGTCGTTTTAGCTGGCTTTTAA
- a CDS encoding alkaline phosphatase D family protein, with the protein MDRRQFIRLAGFMTASVASPLLITACGGSSDSPIGTPSTSPTPSPTPLKYQFPQGIASGDPRADSIVLWTRVLPSNADPIVSQGKAMDSQIQLMVFEGIPPGVGSTDQLTGKLVANVILAASSEWDHSVRHKLTGLQSNTHYGYQFIVNGSRSMIGRFKTAPAATADVSQLKFAFLSCQDWSINHWGGFSQLAKEDLDFIVHLGDYIYETIGEGFQSGQVEASHTALKLPDGPFKNGKSGARYANSLADYRSLYKQYRSDPRLQQVHARFAMIAVWDDHEFSDDCWGDATTYDNGSYDPSKGGDNKHETERRRSANQAWYEFMPADIRFDNKATGFQTIQLYRDFQFGKLMHLVMTDQRLYRADHILPEAAIGSANGSRYLAPSNILAAAEAQKMAIGKAQGDELALVSILGKTQREWWKKTLQNSPAQWKVWGNEVSLLKMRLDARKLAGVPTALQQDFVLNADQWDGYNAERSDLLNFIRQNKINNVVAITGDIHSFYAGVAHADYNATPPNTPALIDLVTAGMSSDSFYQYFAEAVRDPSLASAQALIFSSEVGAEQIAIQMLSVGVAMQANVPDPSNSSQVQAAVTGAIQANLVPAAAFKATAGLSKTEINTFNDLLGGELGKTIATMIATLAITKKSVAAQTLYGFVAQKIAAQIGGGVSAAQIPASQVTPFLNPFANSSTGVAPVNNPWIKYADTDAQGYAVVTLTPTDLQCTFRKINPLNQGQTPSTIIGKETKLTVQAGVVDVKIS; encoded by the coding sequence ATGGATCGCCGCCAATTTATTCGCCTTGCCGGTTTTATGACCGCCAGCGTAGCCAGCCCATTATTGATTACTGCTTGTGGTGGTAGTTCAGATAGCCCAATCGGCACACCAAGCACGAGCCCAACGCCAAGCCCAACGCCGCTGAAGTACCAGTTTCCACAAGGCATCGCATCAGGCGACCCACGTGCCGACAGTATTGTTTTATGGACTCGCGTTTTACCTAGCAATGCCGATCCAATTGTGAGCCAAGGCAAAGCAATGGATAGCCAAATTCAATTGATGGTTTTTGAAGGCATTCCACCGGGTGTGGGTAGCACCGATCAATTGACAGGCAAATTGGTAGCCAACGTCATACTTGCTGCGTCGAGCGAGTGGGATCATAGCGTACGTCATAAATTGACTGGCTTGCAGAGCAATACCCACTACGGGTATCAGTTTATCGTGAACGGCAGTCGCTCAATGATTGGTCGCTTTAAAACAGCGCCGGCTGCTACGGCGGATGTTTCGCAACTTAAGTTTGCATTTTTATCGTGCCAAGATTGGAGCATCAATCACTGGGGTGGTTTTAGCCAACTCGCTAAAGAAGACCTCGATTTCATCGTTCATTTAGGCGATTACATTTACGAAACAATCGGTGAAGGATTTCAATCTGGCCAAGTCGAAGCCAGCCATACCGCGCTCAAGCTACCTGATGGCCCGTTTAAAAATGGGAAATCTGGCGCTCGCTACGCCAATTCTTTGGCCGACTACCGATCACTCTACAAGCAATACCGTAGCGACCCGCGCTTGCAACAAGTCCACGCACGCTTTGCGATGATTGCGGTTTGGGATGATCATGAGTTTTCGGACGATTGCTGGGGCGACGCCACGACCTATGACAATGGCAGCTATGATCCAAGCAAAGGTGGCGATAATAAGCACGAAACTGAGCGCCGCCGCTCCGCCAATCAAGCATGGTATGAGTTCATGCCGGCCGATATTCGCTTTGACAATAAAGCGACTGGCTTTCAAACCATCCAACTTTACCGTGACTTCCAATTTGGTAAGTTGATGCATTTGGTAATGACCGATCAACGACTCTATCGCGCTGATCACATCTTGCCGGAGGCTGCAATCGGTAGCGCGAATGGAAGCCGTTACTTGGCGCCGAGCAATATTCTTGCAGCCGCCGAAGCGCAAAAAATGGCCATCGGCAAAGCACAAGGAGATGAACTGGCGTTGGTATCCATTCTGGGAAAAACTCAGCGTGAATGGTGGAAAAAAACCCTGCAAAATTCGCCTGCGCAATGGAAAGTCTGGGGCAATGAAGTGTCTTTACTCAAAATGCGCTTGGATGCCAGAAAACTCGCTGGCGTACCGACCGCGTTACAGCAAGACTTTGTGCTCAATGCCGATCAATGGGATGGCTACAACGCCGAGCGCAGCGACTTACTTAACTTCATTCGCCAAAACAAAATCAATAATGTTGTCGCCATTACGGGCGATATTCACAGTTTCTATGCAGGTGTTGCGCACGCCGATTACAACGCGACGCCCCCCAATACGCCAGCGTTAATCGATTTGGTCACAGCAGGTATGAGTAGTGATTCCTTCTATCAATACTTTGCCGAAGCAGTACGCGACCCATCACTGGCTAGTGCGCAAGCTTTGATCTTTAGCAGTGAAGTGGGCGCTGAACAAATTGCGATTCAAATGCTCAGTGTCGGGGTTGCAATGCAAGCGAATGTGCCTGATCCAAGCAATAGCTCCCAAGTGCAAGCGGCAGTGACTGGGGCGATTCAAGCCAATTTAGTGCCAGCGGCGGCATTTAAAGCGACGGCAGGATTAAGCAAAACAGAAATCAATACATTCAACGATTTACTGGGTGGGGAATTGGGTAAAACGATTGCGACGATGATTGCCACACTAGCAATAACCAAAAAATCCGTGGCTGCGCAAACACTCTATGGCTTTGTCGCACAAAAAATCGCAGCTCAAATCGGTGGCGGAGTGAGTGCAGCACAAATTCCGGCTAGCCAAGTGACGCCATTTTTGAATCCATTCGCCAATTCAAGCACCGGCGTTGCACCCGTCAACAATCCATGGATTAAATATGCAGATACCGATGCCCAAGGTTATGCGGTGGTGACACTCACCCCGACTGATTTACAATGTACTTTCCGCAAAATCAATCCGCTGAACCAAGGTCAAACACCAAGTACCATCATTGGGAAAGAAACCAAACTCACGGTGCAGGCAGGCGTTGTGGATGTAAAAATCAGCTAA
- a CDS encoding ABC transporter ATP-binding protein — MALLKVEGLAVSFAGRKVVDSLSFELLEGEIGCLLGASGCGKTTVLRAIAGFEPLSGGKIFLSDREVGTVARQTPVQERGIGMVFQDYALFPHLNVAANIAFGLRDKDPKVVRELLDLVGLNHVEARYPHELSGGQQQRVALARALAPKPRLLLLDEPFSNLDVELRERLGQEVRTILKASGTTAILVTHDQREAFAMADKVGVMTEGALRQWAAPYELYHEPADRFVANFIGEGVLLPAKLTGPQCIEFELGEVCRTVAIECCLGCDMEVLIRPDDIQHVDNSPLKAEVISKVFRGAHFLYTLALPSGNRVLSLVPSHHNHAIGEAIGIEVECDHVIAFKAQ, encoded by the coding sequence ATGGCTTTGCTAAAAGTAGAAGGATTGGCAGTTTCGTTTGCTGGTCGTAAAGTCGTTGATAGCTTGTCGTTTGAGTTGCTCGAGGGTGAAATAGGCTGCTTGTTGGGAGCATCAGGTTGCGGTAAAACTACAGTTTTGCGTGCGATTGCAGGTTTTGAGCCCTTATCAGGAGGGAAAATATTCTTATCTGATCGCGAGGTCGGCACGGTGGCAAGGCAAACACCAGTGCAGGAGCGTGGCATTGGCATGGTGTTTCAAGACTATGCGCTATTTCCACATTTGAATGTTGCTGCGAATATTGCCTTTGGGCTAAGAGACAAAGACCCTAAAGTGGTTCGAGAGTTGCTCGACTTAGTCGGGCTTAATCATGTAGAAGCACGTTATCCCCACGAATTATCGGGCGGCCAGCAGCAGCGTGTGGCTTTGGCTAGAGCTTTGGCGCCCAAGCCAAGGCTCTTGCTGCTGGATGAGCCATTTTCGAACTTGGACGTGGAGTTGCGCGAGCGTTTAGGCCAAGAAGTTCGTACGATTTTGAAAGCCAGTGGTACGACCGCCATTTTGGTAACGCACGATCAGCGCGAAGCTTTTGCGATGGCCGATAAAGTCGGTGTGATGACCGAAGGTGCTTTGCGACAATGGGCTGCGCCATATGAGTTGTATCACGAACCGGCTGACCGATTTGTTGCCAATTTTATTGGTGAGGGCGTATTGCTGCCGGCAAAACTAACTGGGCCGCAGTGTATTGAGTTTGAATTGGGTGAGGTGTGCCGTACGGTGGCGATAGAGTGTTGTCTCGGTTGCGATATGGAGGTTTTGATTCGGCCTGATGATATTCAGCATGTAGATAACAGCCCCCTTAAGGCTGAGGTGATTTCAAAAGTGTTTCGCGGCGCGCATTTTTTATACACCTTGGCGCTGCCATCAGGTAACAGAGTTTTGTCTTTGGTCCCCAGTCACCATAATCATGCAATTGGTGAAGCCATTGGTATTGAAGTTGAATGTGACCATGTGATTGCATTTAAAGCACAATAA
- the murI gene encoding glutamate racemase — translation MTSLPSHPIGVFDSGVGGLTVVRALMDRLPFENIIYFGDTARVPYGVKSVATIEHYTQQIANFLQQQEVKMLIIACNTMAAVAADKVRATATVPVLDVIEAGAKNAVAHTKTGGIGVIGTPTTINSNAYARAIHQLNPAFRVYSQACPLFVPLVEEGWLDHAVTRLTAQEYLKPVFVESIDTLVLGCTHYPLIKPLLMDICGDRMQLVDSALSIADQTAEILQSRGLANPAHTIPGYRFVVTDLPVKFQTIGERFLGRSLGKIELTQL, via the coding sequence ATGACTTCTTTACCGTCGCATCCCATTGGTGTTTTTGATTCTGGCGTCGGTGGCCTGACCGTCGTACGGGCCTTGATGGATCGATTGCCATTTGAAAATATCATCTATTTTGGCGACACCGCACGTGTGCCTTATGGGGTGAAGTCGGTTGCGACGATTGAGCACTACACACAGCAAATCGCCAATTTTTTGCAGCAGCAAGAAGTCAAAATGCTGATTATTGCCTGTAATACGATGGCCGCGGTGGCGGCGGATAAAGTACGCGCCACGGCAACTGTACCAGTGCTCGATGTCATTGAAGCTGGCGCGAAAAACGCCGTTGCGCATACCAAAACCGGCGGTATTGGCGTGATCGGCACGCCAACGACGATTAATTCCAATGCCTATGCCCGCGCAATTCATCAACTGAACCCCGCGTTTCGGGTGTACTCACAAGCTTGTCCGCTCTTTGTGCCGTTGGTGGAAGAGGGTTGGCTTGATCACGCCGTGACCCGCCTCACCGCGCAGGAATATCTCAAGCCTGTATTCGTTGAGTCGATTGATACGTTGGTGCTGGGCTGCACGCATTACCCGTTGATTAAGCCGCTCTTGATGGATATTTGTGGAGACCGCATGCAGTTGGTCGATTCTGCGCTGTCGATCGCCGATCAAACCGCCGAAATTTTGCAATCGCGTGGCTTGGCTAATCCAGCGCATACGATTCCTGGATATCGTTTTGTAGTTACCGATTTGCCGGTGAAGTTCCAAACGATAGGCGAGCGCTTTTTGGGGCGTAGTTTGGGAAAAATAGAATTAACTCAACTTTGA